A region from the Armatimonadota bacterium genome encodes:
- a CDS encoding DUF4440 domain-containing protein — MVLIASILFATQPHANVKKEIEKMYKKWDTAIVKQDQKAMSDVLADSFKAIRKGDKKPLTKKEFIDGIAERWTSGKPKEISFKTKIKKLDHKEDTYFATVDETIVFAPVNGKSAKVEFTSIDTWQIYGNGWKITQTEPGE, encoded by the coding sequence ATGGTCCTCATCGCGTCGATTCTTTTCGCAACCCAACCCCACGCCAACGTGAAAAAGGAGATCGAGAAGATGTACAAGAAGTGGGATACCGCCATCGTCAAGCAGGATCAAAAGGCGATGAGCGACGTCCTCGCCGACTCCTTCAAGGCCATTCGCAAAGGCGACAAAAAGCCGCTCACCAAGAAGGAATTCATCGACGGAATCGCCGAGCGCTGGACCTCGGGCAAGCCGAAGGAAATCTCCTTCAAAACCAAGATCAAGAAGCTCGACCACAAGGAAGACACCTACTTCGCCACCGTCGATGAGACCATCGTTTTTGCCCCCGTCAACGGCAAAAGCGCCAAGGTCGAATTCACGTCGATCGACACGTGGCAGATCTACGGCAACGGCTGGAAGATCACCCAAACGGAGCCGGGTGAGTAG
- a CDS encoding GNAT family N-acetyltransferase: MIGSDPWLPPLSWTGGGMTIRIYSPNDAKALQQATVESYEHLRPWMPWAKQEQSVAETEAICRRLASEFLANRDFTLGVWEGDTLVGGTGFHLRVGPIEWRCGEIGMWVRQSHAGQGWGTRILEQMLAWGFTEWGWQRLIWKCDTRNVGSYRVAEKCGMTKEATFVSSSVDVDGFRQDMYLYAILREQWTNRS, from the coding sequence ATGATCGGCAGCGATCCGTGGCTTCCGCCGCTGTCTTGGACCGGCGGCGGAATGACGATCCGAATCTATTCGCCCAACGACGCCAAAGCCCTCCAACAAGCGACCGTCGAGTCCTACGAGCACCTTCGCCCGTGGATGCCGTGGGCCAAGCAGGAGCAGTCCGTGGCCGAGACGGAGGCCATCTGTCGCCGCCTCGCCAGCGAATTTCTCGCAAACCGAGACTTCACGCTCGGCGTTTGGGAAGGCGATACGCTCGTCGGCGGCACCGGATTTCATCTCCGCGTTGGCCCGATCGAATGGCGATGCGGCGAGATTGGAATGTGGGTCCGTCAAAGCCACGCGGGTCAGGGCTGGGGCACCCGAATTCTGGAGCAGATGCTGGCCTGGGGCTTCACCGAATGGGGATGGCAACGCCTGATCTGGAAGTGCGACACCCGCAACGTCGGCAGCTACCGCGTGGCCGAAAAATGCGGCATGACAAAGGAGGCCACCTTCGTCTCCAGCTCGGTCGACGTCGACGGTTTTCGGCAAGACATGTACCTCTATGCGATCCTCCGCGAGCAGTGGACGAACCGTAGCTGA
- a CDS encoding esterase, with product MLSLAPLVFASSLGLFAQGKPTISPEVHPDHTVTFRIKAPNAKKVSVNIEGKGDVDLAIRDDGVWEGTSNALPPDIYGYTINVDGTAMFDPMNPEIKVNLIYVSNMVTVPGDPPEPWEIQDVPHGEVHHHFYKSGIIGDQRDFLVYTPPGYAGSRAKLPVLYLLHGFSDNAEGWTVVGKANFILDNLIAEKKVKPMIVVMPLGYGVPGFASHSGRNFGDRSLTTRNFTNFRSALLTEVLPMVEKQYRVSARREDRAIAGLSMGGAETLFTGLENVDKFAYIGAFSSGGLPANKPDDVFGDVTAESTKKLKVFWMSCGTADGLIGFQRGFADWCTQRGIKVTTNESGGGHEWPNWRRYLVQFTQMIFK from the coding sequence ATGCTATCGCTTGCACCGCTCGTCTTCGCATCGTCGCTGGGGCTGTTTGCACAAGGCAAGCCCACAATCTCGCCCGAAGTTCACCCCGACCACACCGTCACCTTCCGGATCAAAGCGCCGAACGCCAAGAAGGTGTCGGTCAACATCGAGGGCAAAGGCGACGTCGATCTCGCCATTCGCGACGATGGCGTGTGGGAAGGGACCTCCAATGCGCTCCCGCCCGACATCTACGGCTACACCATCAATGTCGACGGCACCGCCATGTTCGACCCGATGAACCCCGAGATCAAGGTCAATCTGATCTATGTTTCCAACATGGTCACCGTGCCCGGCGATCCGCCCGAGCCGTGGGAGATTCAGGACGTGCCGCACGGCGAGGTCCATCACCACTTCTACAAGTCCGGCATCATCGGCGACCAGCGCGATTTCCTCGTCTACACCCCGCCCGGCTACGCGGGTAGTCGCGCCAAACTGCCCGTCCTCTACCTCCTGCACGGTTTTTCGGACAATGCCGAAGGCTGGACTGTCGTCGGCAAAGCCAACTTCATTCTCGACAACCTGATCGCGGAAAAGAAGGTCAAACCGATGATCGTGGTCATGCCGCTCGGCTATGGTGTGCCCGGCTTTGCCAGCCACTCTGGCCGCAATTTTGGCGACCGAAGCCTGACCACCAGGAACTTCACCAACTTCCGAAGCGCCCTCCTCACCGAGGTCCTGCCGATGGTCGAAAAGCAGTATCGGGTCTCTGCCCGGCGCGAGGACCGCGCCATCGCCGGACTCTCGATGGGTGGCGCGGAAACGCTCTTCACCGGCCTCGAAAACGTCGATAAGTTCGCGTACATCGGGGCGTTTAGCTCCGGCGGCTTGCCCGCCAACAAGCCCGACGACGTGTTCGGCGACGTCACCGCCGAATCGACCAAGAAGCTGAAGGTCTTTTGGATGTCGTGCGGCACCGCCGACGGCCTGATCGGCTTCCAGCGCGGCTTTGCCGACTGGTGTACCCAGCGCGGGATCAAGGTGACCACGAACGAATCCGGCGGGGGCCACGAGTGGCCAAACTGGCGGCGCTACCTCGTGCAGTTCACCCAAATGATCTTCAAGTAA
- a CDS encoding phosphotransferase, which produces MEFDWQRQKPFYDLSLAEIQEVLVPSGIAVASAIPIQEGLANSNYFVETDEGRRLVFRVCQSEPDSKPLQIAVARRLGRAIPMPSVVEELPESPYLLMEWLSGRTMQARWADGEQEQVLEAAHSIGLALAKIASHRMGTCGFLNPRLTVVEPWGNLYEAFNRHRSDHARYAYLKGRMSFENLMATEALWQKWKDPLTSVMDQACLSHGDFKASNLLIENGRLSGVLDWDFVHAGTWLLDAGQVLRYLGDRREDFAERFAAGMIEGGMKLPDRWQEMARIVDLMNLVDFLCRPKIGDQQILQITDLLETTIRDLT; this is translated from the coding sequence ATGGAATTCGATTGGCAACGACAAAAGCCCTTTTACGACCTAAGCCTGGCCGAGATTCAGGAAGTACTGGTTCCGTCGGGAATCGCGGTGGCGTCGGCAATACCGATTCAGGAGGGGTTGGCGAATTCCAACTACTTTGTGGAAACCGATGAGGGGAGGCGGCTGGTTTTTCGGGTCTGCCAGTCCGAGCCGGATTCCAAACCGCTTCAGATCGCAGTGGCGCGTCGCCTAGGGCGAGCGATTCCCATGCCGAGCGTGGTCGAGGAACTGCCGGAGAGCCCGTACCTGCTGATGGAGTGGCTGTCGGGCCGGACGATGCAGGCGCGGTGGGCGGATGGAGAGCAGGAACAGGTGCTTGAAGCGGCCCACTCGATCGGGCTTGCGCTGGCCAAGATCGCGAGTCACCGCATGGGAACCTGCGGGTTCCTGAATCCCCGGCTGACGGTTGTGGAGCCGTGGGGAAACCTGTACGAGGCGTTCAACCGGCATCGTTCGGACCACGCCAGGTACGCCTACCTGAAGGGCCGGATGAGCTTCGAAAACCTGATGGCCACCGAGGCGCTTTGGCAGAAATGGAAGGACCCGCTGACCAGCGTGATGGACCAAGCGTGCCTCTCGCACGGAGACTTTAAGGCATCGAACCTGTTGATCGAGAATGGGCGGCTGTCCGGCGTGCTGGACTGGGACTTCGTCCACGCGGGTACGTGGCTTTTGGACGCTGGTCAGGTGCTCCGCTACCTCGGCGACCGTCGCGAGGATTTCGCCGAGCGATTCGCTGCGGGCATGATCGAGGGCGGGATGAAACTGCCCGACCGATGGCAGGAGATGGCAAGGATTGTCGACCTCATGAACCTGGTCGATTTTCTCTGCCGACCCAAGATCGGCGACCAGCAGATTCTGCAGATCACCGACCTCTTGGAAACGACGATTCGCGACCTTACTTGA
- a CDS encoding GNAT family N-acetyltransferase, translated as MLSIPEAIEVFVHAFCEAKSRTYPYAPTLVDGLWIMRDTPDRKNARKIEIVTHGIEPAKAAKTIQDNGIGWHFLSEIHPVDADFDAIRAEYKSLGYKAVSTEWLFVHELNDIPIHESEPPVRPVTSQAMLDAIPQRGKHKHVLRPNIRKFSIWDDETEYGWVNSIPFKNAAWVGGLFVHESDRGRGYGRALMSALLQSDRDHGVQTSVLLASSDGARLYPHLGYQKIGVLQMFCPKNRS; from the coding sequence ATGCTATCCATCCCCGAGGCGATTGAGGTCTTCGTTCACGCCTTCTGCGAAGCGAAGAGCCGGACGTACCCCTACGCGCCGACTTTGGTCGATGGCCTCTGGATCATGCGCGACACGCCCGACCGAAAAAACGCCCGCAAGATCGAGATCGTCACCCACGGAATCGAACCCGCCAAGGCCGCCAAAACCATCCAGGACAACGGCATCGGATGGCACTTCCTCAGCGAAATCCACCCCGTCGACGCCGACTTTGACGCCATCCGTGCCGAATACAAATCGCTCGGCTACAAGGCCGTCTCGACCGAATGGCTCTTCGTCCACGAACTCAACGACATCCCGATCCACGAGTCTGAACCGCCCGTTCGCCCCGTCACCAGCCAAGCCATGCTCGACGCCATCCCTCAGCGCGGCAAGCACAAGCACGTCCTCCGCCCAAATATCCGAAAATTCTCCATCTGGGACGACGAAACCGAGTACGGCTGGGTGAACAGCATCCCCTTCAAAAACGCCGCCTGGGTCGGCGGTCTCTTCGTCCATGAGTCCGATCGCGGACGCGGATACGGGCGCGCCCTCATGAGCGCTCTGCTCCAATCCGACCGCGACCACGGCGTCCAGACCAGCGTCCTCCTCGCCAGCAGCGACGGCGCGCGCCTGTACCCCCACCTCGGCTACCAAAAGATCGGCGTCCTCCAGATGTTCTGCCCCAAAAACCGCTCGTAG
- a CDS encoding alpha/beta hydrolase fold domain-containing protein, translated as MFLTTLIAAATMQSQPIRIPLWANGAPGSEAHRGEKEEAKDWWVKNIHDPSINVFFPPKDKATGAAIVIFPGGGHSQLVYPPEGVEPAQYLAAQGIVAIAVKYRLFREPGSTYTFENATIPDSYRAMRQVRAHAKEWNIDPSRIGAMGFSAGGENVSGIAFGSGKGDPNAPDPIDREDGKPSFIVEIYPGPLGIPESVGSDAPPAFFLIANDDTGHMGAVLDLVNKYHKAKASMEIHVLAQGGHGFNMGNRSKLESVKTWPQRLTDWLADNGWSKPKT; from the coding sequence ATGTTCCTCACGACCCTGATTGCCGCCGCAACGATGCAAAGCCAACCGATCCGCATTCCCCTTTGGGCCAACGGCGCCCCCGGCTCCGAAGCCCACCGAGGCGAGAAGGAGGAAGCCAAGGACTGGTGGGTGAAGAACATTCACGATCCGTCGATCAACGTCTTTTTCCCGCCCAAGGACAAGGCTACCGGCGCGGCCATCGTCATCTTTCCCGGCGGCGGCCATAGCCAACTCGTCTACCCGCCCGAGGGGGTCGAACCGGCCCAATATCTCGCCGCCCAAGGCATCGTCGCCATCGCCGTCAAGTACCGCCTCTTCCGCGAGCCGGGCTCGACCTACACCTTCGAGAACGCCACCATTCCCGACTCGTATCGGGCCATGCGCCAGGTTCGCGCTCACGCCAAGGAGTGGAACATCGACCCCAGTCGCATCGGCGCGATGGGCTTTTCCGCCGGGGGCGAAAACGTCTCCGGAATCGCGTTCGGCTCCGGCAAAGGCGACCCCAACGCCCCCGATCCCATCGACCGCGAAGATGGCAAACCCAGCTTCATCGTCGAAATCTATCCTGGCCCGCTCGGCATTCCCGAATCCGTCGGCAGCGACGCCCCGCCCGCCTTCTTCCTCATCGCCAACGACGACACCGGCCACATGGGCGCCGTTCTCGACCTCGTGAACAAGTACCACAAGGCCAAGGCTTCGATGGAGATCCACGTGCTTGCCCAGGGCGGACACGGGTTCAACATGGGCAACCGGTCCAAGCTCGAATCGGTCAAAACCTGGCCGCAGCGCCTCACCGATTGGCTCGCCGACAACGGCTGGTCCAAGCCCAAAACCTAG
- a CDS encoding tetratricopeptide repeat protein: MGEFSCASESPVSFAARSAAEVVAYLAIHRNRWVPREELAETIWPGTDQKVARTNLRKATQRVRESLSPHDVLLKYSENLAINRQLVESDLDRAEALHRQYAFAPHLTESVEKLWAEWQILDHTLLDGWDNDWVVEERKNFAIRSHELGLRLADALESVGKIEECLGVLNTLIVRSPLDYELLQKTIRLQSRTGSGYNASKLVEQLLSDLPPQTEIPKPVRRLIQRVQQGQIEQVPAPELFETKNELALLARMVESNIRSNSPEAMALLAKESSNIDNWAHAKTLLSILTVALEHSEVKSDDEILIATNACFLATYASDFHVGQWAAKRVLDVLPESDERYIRVLSVLGFLHFETKNYDEARRLLNEAVDLCRKYKVDAELPRVLNRLAVLDYHLGNFEVAHAMFLEAIDLETKNNEPNRDSRLASFHGNLCTMEVLRCRWESARHHGELAFRYAEHSAKVYQIYVSAGYGLALLKTGDRRGIDFIIDGIVQTTRERMRRFNMISVDFGVAALADQKAFEPAAQIAYLNRLIREASGYPRGPAEMGFIKASFEPAGKISVPKMQPMSLVALSRWAVEELEALK; this comes from the coding sequence ATGGGTGAGTTTTCGTGCGCATCCGAGAGCCCTGTTTCTTTCGCCGCGCGTTCGGCGGCGGAAGTGGTGGCGTATCTGGCGATCCATCGCAATCGGTGGGTGCCGCGCGAGGAGCTAGCGGAGACGATTTGGCCCGGTACCGACCAGAAGGTGGCGCGGACGAACCTGCGCAAGGCGACCCAACGGGTGCGAGAGTCCCTGAGTCCGCACGACGTTTTGCTGAAGTACTCGGAAAATCTGGCCATCAACCGCCAACTGGTGGAGAGTGACCTGGACCGAGCCGAGGCGCTGCACCGGCAGTACGCCTTCGCTCCGCACCTCACCGAGTCCGTCGAAAAGTTATGGGCGGAGTGGCAGATCCTCGACCATACGCTATTGGACGGGTGGGACAACGACTGGGTGGTGGAGGAGCGCAAGAACTTCGCGATTCGGTCGCACGAGTTGGGGCTTCGGCTGGCGGATGCGCTGGAGTCGGTCGGGAAGATCGAGGAGTGCCTAGGCGTACTGAACACGCTGATCGTGCGGTCGCCGCTCGACTACGAGCTGCTTCAGAAGACGATTCGATTGCAGTCGCGGACGGGGAGCGGCTACAACGCCAGCAAGCTGGTGGAACAGCTTCTTTCCGACCTGCCGCCGCAAACGGAGATTCCCAAACCGGTTCGTCGCCTGATCCAGCGGGTGCAGCAAGGGCAGATCGAGCAGGTGCCCGCGCCGGAGCTTTTTGAGACGAAAAACGAATTGGCGTTGCTGGCGCGGATGGTGGAGTCGAACATCCGTTCGAACAGCCCAGAGGCGATGGCCTTGCTGGCGAAGGAGTCGAGCAACATCGACAACTGGGCCCACGCCAAGACTCTGCTCTCGATCCTGACGGTCGCGCTGGAGCACTCGGAAGTGAAGTCGGACGACGAGATTTTGATCGCCACGAACGCTTGCTTCTTGGCGACGTACGCGTCGGATTTCCACGTTGGGCAGTGGGCGGCAAAGCGAGTTTTGGACGTCCTACCGGAGTCGGACGAGCGGTACATTCGGGTGCTGAGCGTGCTCGGCTTTCTGCACTTCGAGACCAAGAACTACGACGAAGCGCGGCGGCTGTTGAACGAGGCGGTGGACCTCTGCCGAAAGTACAAAGTCGATGCCGAACTGCCTCGGGTTTTGAACCGGCTGGCGGTGCTGGACTATCATCTGGGGAACTTCGAGGTGGCGCACGCGATGTTTCTGGAGGCGATCGACCTGGAAACGAAGAACAATGAGCCAAACCGGGACTCGCGGTTAGCCAGCTTCCACGGGAACCTGTGTACCATGGAAGTTTTGCGGTGCCGATGGGAGAGTGCGCGGCATCACGGCGAACTGGCTTTTCGGTACGCCGAGCACAGCGCGAAGGTGTATCAGATTTACGTGTCGGCCGGGTACGGGCTGGCCCTGCTGAAGACAGGCGACCGGAGAGGGATCGACTTCATCATCGATGGCATCGTGCAGACGACGCGGGAGCGGATGCGGCGGTTCAACATGATCTCGGTGGACTTCGGCGTGGCGGCCCTGGCCGACCAGAAAGCGTTCGAACCGGCGGCGCAGATCGCGTACCTGAACCGGTTGATTCGCGAGGCATCCGGGTATCCGCGCGGACCAGCCGAGATGGGCTTCATCAAGGCCAGCTTTGAGCCGGCGGGCAAAATTTCCGTGCCCAAGATGCAGCCGATGAGCCTGGTGGCGCTCAGCCGGTGGGCGGTCGAAGAACTCGAAGCGCTGAAGTAG
- a CDS encoding DUF1211 domain-containing protein, with protein MTTTRLEAFTDAVIAIILTIMVLEIHAPHTADLRALCEQYPTFLSYILSFIFLGIYWNNHHHMLHSVKHVSGAVLWANLHLLFWLSLVPFVTSWMGETHFSNAAVFAYGVILLCSAIAYFILTLCLIKANGKDSAVAAALGSDFKGKVSIVIYSVGLAAAFWQPLVSGLAYVSVALIWLIPDRRFEHHHVQK; from the coding sequence ATGACGACGACGCGACTAGAGGCGTTTACCGATGCGGTCATCGCGATCATTCTCACCATCATGGTGCTCGAAATCCACGCGCCCCACACCGCCGACCTCAGGGCCCTCTGTGAGCAGTATCCGACCTTCCTCAGCTACATCCTCAGCTTCATTTTCCTCGGCATCTATTGGAACAACCACCACCACATGCTGCACAGCGTCAAGCACGTCTCCGGCGCGGTGCTGTGGGCCAACCTGCACCTGCTGTTTTGGCTGTCGCTGGTGCCGTTCGTCACGTCGTGGATGGGCGAAACCCACTTCTCCAACGCCGCCGTATTCGCCTACGGCGTCATCCTGCTCTGCTCGGCTATCGCCTACTTCATCCTCACGCTATGCCTGATCAAGGCCAACGGCAAAGACTCCGCCGTCGCCGCCGCCCTCGGGAGCGATTTCAAAGGCAAAGTCTCCATTGTCATCTACTCGGTTGGACTCGCCGCCGCGTTCTGGCAACCGCTGGTCTCGGGTCTGGCTTACGTTTCGGTGGCCCTGATTTGGCTGATACCCGATCGGCGATTCGAGCATCACCACGTTCAAAAGTAG
- a CDS encoding alkyl hydroperoxide reductase, with amino-acid sequence MTNLDRFRPWFWAATAYNAVWGAIAGFFPNAIFAWLGLPPPHEPWLFQCIGMIVGVYALGYALVALDPVRYGVFAWLGIIGKVLGPIGFLLGALQGQIPWRFGWINVTNDLIWLPAFCLFAYRHYKAGYLLKV; translated from the coding sequence ATGACCAACCTTGACCGTTTCCGCCCCTGGTTTTGGGCCGCCACCGCCTACAACGCGGTTTGGGGTGCCATCGCGGGCTTCTTTCCCAACGCCATATTCGCCTGGCTCGGCCTGCCGCCGCCTCACGAGCCGTGGCTCTTCCAGTGCATTGGCATGATCGTCGGCGTCTACGCCCTCGGCTACGCGCTCGTCGCCCTCGATCCGGTTCGGTACGGCGTGTTTGCTTGGCTCGGCATCATCGGCAAAGTGCTTGGCCCCATAGGCTTTCTGCTGGGGGCGCTCCAAGGCCAGATTCCGTGGCGATTCGGCTGGATCAACGTCACCAACGACCTCATCTGGCTCCCGGCGTTCTGCCTCTTCGCCTACCGGCATTATAAGGCGGGATATTTGTTGAAGGTGTAG